DNA sequence from the Streptomyces cinnabarinus genome:
GGCCCGCCCCGAGCGGCTCGACCTGGTGGCGCTGGCCCGCGCGTCCCGCGAGACGGCCAACCCCGTCGTCGGGTTCGTGAAGGCGCTGACCGCCGTGGTCGCCGCCGCGGACCCCAAGGCCGCCGAGTATGTGCACCGCGGCTCCACCAGCCAGGACATCCTGGACACGGCCGCCATGCTGGTCGTCCGCCGGGCCACCGTGCTGATCCGGGCCGACCTCGACCGGTGCGCGGCCGCCCTGGAGACGCTGGCCCGCACCCACCGGGCCACCCCGATGGCCGGGCGCACCCTCACCCTGCACGCGGTGCCCACCACCTTCGGCCTGAAGGCGGCGGGCTGGCTGCACCTGGTGACCGAGGCCCACCGCCGGACGGCCGCGCTCGCCGCCGCCCTCCCGGTCGAACTGGGCGGCGCGGCGGGCACGCTGGCGGGCTACCTGGAACACGCGGACCACCCCGGCGACGACTACGCCGACCGCCTGGTCGAGGCGTACGCGCACGAGACCGGACTGGCCCCGGCCACCCTGCCCTGGCATGTGCTGCGGACCCCGATCGCCGACACCGGGGCGGTGTGCGCCTTCCTCGCCTCGGCGCTCGGCAAGATCGCGGTCGACGTCCAGTCGCTGGCCCGCACCGAGGTCGGCGAGGTCACCGAACCGGCGGTGGCCGGCCGGGGCGCGTCCTCCGCGATGCCGCACAAGCGCAACCCGGTCCTCGCCACGCTGATCCGCTCGGCCGCGCTCCAAGTACCGCAGCTCGCCGCCGTGCTGTACGGCACGATGCTCGCGGAGGACGAGCGCTCGGGCGGCGCCTGGCACGCCGAGTGGCAGCCCCTGCGGGAGTGTCTGCGGCTGGCGGGCGGCGCCGCGCACACGGCGGTGGAACTCCTGACGGGCCTCACCGTCGACGCCGACCGCATGCGCGCCAACCTCGACCTGACGGGGGGACAGATCGTCTCCGAGCGGGTGGCGGCCGTACTGACCCCGCTGCTCGGCAAGGCGCAGGCCAGGGCGCTGCTGACCCGGGCCTCGCACGAGGCGGCGGACCGTGGGACGGACCTCGCGGAGGTTCTGTCGGCGGCCCCGGAGGTGACCCGGCATCTGACTGCGGCGGAACTGGAGGAGTTGCTGGACCCGACCTGCTACCTGGGCGCGGCGCCGGGTCTGGTGGACCGGGCGGTGGGCCCGGATCCGGCGGTACCGGAGCGGCCGGCGGCTTGAGCCTGCCGGGGCATGAGCGGGCCGAGGGCATGAGCCTGACGGCGGCATGAGCGGGCCGCGGGTATGAGCCGGCCGGGGGCGTTGGCGGGCCCTTGAACCGTCCTTGACCGCTCTTCAGCAGCCTGGGGGTATGAATCCCGAACCCGCCGCGGAACGAAGGCAGTTGCTCGACACCCTCCAGGGTCTGCTCGACGCCCTGCCGCACCCGGCCGACGGGCGGCCGCCGCGGGCCGAGGACGTCCTCGGGTATCTGGAGACCGGCCGGGGCAGCGGGTCCGGCACCCCGCCCGCCCGTGCCCCGGGGACCCCGCACGGGGACGCGGCCGTGGAGGCGTCGCTGCGCCTGGTGATCGAGGCGTTCACGGCGTTCCTGAGCGCGCGCGGGGACCCGGCCGGGCCACGGTGAGGTATGCACATCGTCAGGGTTGTCCACAGGGCTGACGCGTTTCGGCCACCGCGCTGTACCGTCGGCACGAGTTGATGTTCGTGCGGGCCGGAGACGGCCGGGGTTCGGGGGAGGCGGTCGGTGTGGTCGACGCTGGTGCGGCGCAGGAGTCGGGCGGGCGGAGCTCGCTGTCCCGGCGGCTGCCCCGGGTGCGCGGATTCGCCCAGTGGCCCGGGAACGGCACCCCGAAGGAGGAGGGCAAGTCCCTGCGGGAGCGCGTCCCGCGCGGCACGCACGCACTCCTCGACCTGGACCCCGCCCGCCCCGACGCCCTCACGGCGGTGGAGGAGTCCAACCGCGGCCGGATCCCCGGGCTGACGCCGATAAGGGTCGGCCGGATGGCGGCCACCCCCTTCGCCTTCCTGCGCGGATCGGCGGGCCTGATGGCCCACGACCTCGCCCGCACCCCCATGACCCGCGTCCTCGCCCAGATCTGCGGCGACGCCCACGCGGCCAACTTCGGCCTGTACGGCGACCCGCGCGGCGGCCTCGTCATCGACCTGAACGACTTCGACGAGACGCTGCTCGGCCCCTGGGAGTGGGACCTGAAGCGGCTCGCGGCCTCGCTGGTGCTGGCCGGACGGGAGGCGGGCGCCGCCGAGGACACCTGCCGCAAGGCGGCGCACGACGCGGTGGGCGCGTACCGGCGCACGATGCGGCTGCTCGCCAAGCTCCCGGTCCTGGACGCCTGGAACGCCATCGCGGACGAGGAGCTGGTCTCCCACACCGACGCCCATGACCTGCTCGGCACGCTGGAGCGGGTGGCCGAGAAGGCGCGCTCCAACACCAGCGGCCGGTTCGCGGCGAAGTCCACGGAGCCGACCGAGGACGGCGGCCGTGGCTTCGTGGCCGCGCCGCCCGTGCTGAGCCGTGTCCCGGACGAGGAGGCGGCGGCGGTCGCCGCCTCCCTGGAGGACTACGTCGGCACCCTCTCCGAGGACCGGCTCCCGCTGCTGGCCCGGCACGCGGTGCACGACGTGGCGTTCCGCGTGGTCGGCACCGGCAGCGTGGGCACCCGCTCCTACGTCGTCCTGCTCCTGGACCACCGGGGCGAGCCGCTCGTCCTCCAGGTGAAGGAGGCCCGCCCCTCCGCGCTCCTCCCGCACCTGGCGACGGCAGGCTTCGAGACCACGAAGCCGGAGCACGAGGGCCGCCGCGTGGTCCTCGGCCAGAAGCGCATGCAGGTGGTCAGCGACATCCTGCTCGGCTGGACGACGGTCGAGGGCCTGCCCTTCCAGGTCCGCCAGTTCCGCAACCGCAAGGGCAGCGTGGACCCCGCCGCCCTCTCCCCCGACCAGCTCGACGACTACGGCCGCATGACCGGCGCCCTCCTCGCCCGGGCCCACTCCCACAGCGCCGACCCCCGCCTCATCGCCGGCTACTGCGGCAAGAACGAGGAACTGGACGAGGCCATAGCGACCTTCGCGGTGGCGTACGCGGACCGCACGGAGGCGGACCACGCGGACCTGGTGAAGGCGGTGCGGGAGGGGAGGATCGCCGCAGAAGAAGGGGTATGAGCGGCGGACCTCAGGGGCGCGGGCTGTATCGATCTGCGGCTCCGCCGCGGGGCGCGACCAGCCACGATGGCGCGACAGCCCACACACGACCTGCCGCGCCGAGGGAACTACTACTCTGGTCGGGTGACAACCCCGGAAGAAGATCAGACCCCCCGCCCGGAAGAGCGACTCGAACGCGCCGTACGGGCCGCGGAACAGGCGCTGATCGAGTACGAGATCGCCGTCGAGACCTTCCGCGTGGAGGTCGAGAACTTCTCCCGGCTGCACCACCAGAAGCTGGGCCCGATGTACGCCCGCCTCGACGACCTGGAAGCAAGGATCGCCGAGGCGAAGGCGGCCCGCTCCGGCGACCCGGAGGACATCCGCAAGGCGGAGGAGGCCCGCGCCCGGGTCATGCCGATGCCGGGTGTCGAGGAGCTGTTCCACGGCTGGATGGACGGCGACGGTCTCTTCCCGGAGGCGTCGGCGATGCTCACGGACCAGCCGGTACAGCCCCCGCAGCGGGTCCGCCCGAGCGAGGAGGCCCGCAAGCTCTACCGCGAGCTGGCCCGCAAGGCCCACCCCGACCTGGCCCAGGAGGACGGGGAGCGGGCGCGCCGCGAGGAATTCATCACCCGGGTCAACGCCGCGTACGCCCGGGGCGACGAGGCCCTGCTGAAGGAGCTGGCCGAGGAGTGGGCGGCGGGTCCGGTCCCCGAGGAGCGGCAGCCGAGCCCCGCCGAGGAGCTCTACGCCCGCCTGGAGTGGCTCTCCGAGCGCAAGGAGATGCTCACCCTGGTGGTACGGGAGCTGGAGGACAGCGCGATCGGCTCCATGCTGCGGCTGGCCCCGGACGACCCGGACACGCTGCTGGAGGAGATCGCCGAGCAACTGCTCGCCGATGTGTCCGCGCGCGAGGCGGAGCTGGCGGAACTGCTCGGGTGACGAGGGAGGCGGCCGGACCGCGCGTGCCACCGGGTACCGTCGGTGGCATGCATTTCGGATCTGGCGTGCCCACGGTCGAGGTCACGGACCTCAAGGACGGCGATTTCCTTCTGGACGTCCGCGAGGACGACGAGTGGCAGGCAGGCCACGCCGAGGGGGCGCTGCACATCCCCATCAGCGACTTCGTCGCCCGCTACGGCGAGCTGACCGAGGCCGCCCCGCAGGACGGCCGGGTCAATGTGATCTGCCGTTCCGGGGGCCGCAGCGCGCAGGTCGCGATGTACCTGGTCCAGCAGGGCATCGACGCGGTGAACGTCGACGGCGGCATGCAGGTGTGGGCAGCCGCGGGCCGACCCGTCGTCACGGCCGAGGGCAAGCCCGGCTTCGTGCTCTGAGCTGCTCTGCCCTGCTCTGAGCACTCCGAGCAGGGCACATCACCCCAGGGGATGCGCGGCCAGCAGCTCGCCCAGCGCCTCCTCGTGCGCCGCCGCCGGGCCGAGCGACAGCTCCAGTTGCTTGGCCCACGCGTGGTACCGGTGCAGCGGGTAGTCGACGTCCGCGCCGAACCCCCCGTGCAGATGCTGCGCCGTCTGCACGATCCGCCGTACCCCTTCCGCGGCCCAGATCTTGGCCACGGCGACGTCCGCTGCGACCGGCAGCGCGCCCGGCGCCCGCGCCGCGATCCGCCAGGCGGCCTGCCACAGGGTGGCCTCCATGGCCCGCAGGTCGATGTACCGGTCGGCGGTCTGCACGGCGACCGCTTGGAAGGTGGCGAGCGGGTGGCCGAACTGCTCCCGCTTGCCGGTGTAGTCGCTCGTCATCCGCAGCACCCGGTCGCCGAGCCCGAGCGCCAGCGCGCAGGTCCCGACCGTCAGCAGCTCCCGCAGCCGCTCCCAGGCGCCTTCCGCCGCCACCACCTCCCGCTCCGCGAGCCGCACGGAGTCGAGCCGCAGCTCCCCGAGCCGCTCCCCGGTGGTGGAGTACTGCTCGGCCAGCCCCACCCCGGCCCGCTCGTGCGACACCAGCGCCAGCACGGCCCGGTCGCCGTCCGCGCTCGCCGGTACGACGAGGAGATCGGCGTCGTACGCCCAGGGAACGGCCGTCTGCGCACCGTCCAGCACCCATCCCGCACCGTCCCGCCGCGCGGTCACCGCCAGCTCCGCCGGGTCGTGCCCGCTGCGGCCGTGCGCGGCGACGGTCAGTGCGAGCTCGCCCCGCCCGGCCCGCGCCAACAGCCCGGACTCCAGGTCCTGGCCGCGGTACGCCTGAAGGACCGCCAGTGCCGCGCTGTGCTCCAGCAGCGGCACCCGCGCCAGCACCCCCGCCGCCTCCCGCAGCACCAGACAGAGCGCCACCGCGTCCAGACCGGCGCCGCCGTGCTCCTCGGCGAGCAGCAGGCTCAGCAGATCGGCGTCGGCGAGCCGGGACCACAGCGCGCGGTCGAAGTCCTCGGCCACGGCGCCCCGGGTGAGCGCGGGGCTCGGCACGGCGTCCGGCTCGACCCCGGCGAACACCCCCTGCGCCGCCTCGGCCGCCGCCTGCTGCTCCTCGGTGAAGGTGAAGTCCACGGTGCTGCCCTCCCGCGCCCAGGGTCCCGCCCACAGTGATCTGACGGTGCGTCAAGATAGAACAGGTTCTAGAAGAAGGGAACGGGGCGGACGGGGGCCGTCTCCTGGATCTTCACGCCCTTCCCCATGGATCTTCACCCCCCTCACCAGTGGATCTTCGGCTCCTGCCAACCGCTTCGCAGATGTGACCTTGCCGTGAGCGGGGCGCCGTAAGGTGTCCCCCCGAGACAGGGCCGCCCGGGGAGGTTCTGCCGGGGACCGGAATGGGGGAACGGGGCGGAATGGACGCGTACGACGCAGTGGGCGAGGCCCGGCACGGGCCGGAGCCCCGCAGCGGTGTGGCCGCCCTGTCCCTGCGCTACCAGATCGCCGCCGCCCTCGCCCTGGCCGTGGTCGCGGTCGCCGTCTGCGTCCACATCGGCATGGTCTTCCTGCATGTCGCCCCCTCCAACACGGTCAGCAAGCGGCACGGCTCGGCGATCGAGGACTGGGTCTATCCGGAGTTCGAGCAGAACTGGAAGCTCTTCGCGCCCAACCCGCTCCAGCAGAACATCGCCGTCGAGGTCCGCGCCGAGGTCCGCGAGGCGGACGGCGAGATGCGCACCACCGGCTGGTACGACCTGTCCGCCCAGGACGGCCGGGACATCGACGGCAATCTGCTGCCGAGCCACACCCAGCAGAACGAGCTGCGCCGGGCCTGGGACTTCCTGGTCGCCACGCACGACGACGACAACCGCCCGGTGGGCCTGCGCGGCGATCTGGCCGAGTCCTACCTGCGCCGCATCGTGGTCCTGCGCCTGGACCGCGAGGACGCGGCCGGACCCGGCGGGCTCGTGCAGCGCGTCCAGGTCCGCTCGCGGACCACGAACGTGCCGCCGCCCGACTGGAGCGAGGAAAAGGTGCCGGACAACCCGGTGTACCGACAGCTGCCCTGGTGGGAGCTGCCCGCGGACGAGACCGGGGACGGGACCGACGAGGCCGGCAAGGCCGCGGACGAGGCCGGGGAGGAGCGGGCATGAGCCGCTTCGCCCTCGCCGTCTCGGCCGCCATCGCCCGGGTCACCGAGTCCGCGCTCGGCCCGTACCAGACGGCGGTGGTCCGGATCGGCTTCGCCGCGACCTGGCTGCTCTTCCTGTTGCGCGAGCTGCCCCACCGCCATGAGCTGTACGGCCCGGACGGCCCCTGGAGCTTCGCGCTCGCCGAGCAGCTGATCACCGCGAACGGCGCCTTCACGGCCCTGATCTGGACCGACGGCCGGATCTGGTTCGAGCTGGTCTACGCCCTCGCCGTCCTCTTCGCCGTCCTGCTGCTGCTCGGCTGGCGGACCCGCACGATGTCCGTGCTGTTCATGGTCGGCGTGCTGTCCGTGCAGAACCGGTCCGTCTTCATGGGCGACGGCGGCGACAACGTCCTGCACCTGATGTCGATCTACCTGGTCTTCACCCGCTGCGGCCGGGTCTGGTCGCTGGACGCGCGCCGGGCGGAACGCCGGGGGGACAGGGCCGACCGGGTGGGTCCGGTTCTGTGGGGGGTGCTCGGACTCGTCCTGATCCTGGCCTGGCTCGGGGGCCGGCTCGACGGCGACGTGACCGTGCCGCTGATCCTGTGGACCGTGTGGATCGCGCAGGCGGTGTGGTGGCTGGCCGGCCGGATCACCCGCACCGCCGAGCCGCGGGTCCTGCTCGATGTGATCGCGAACATCGTGCACAACGGCGCCCTGTTCGTAATCATGGCCGAGGCCTGTCTGATCTACGCCACCGCGGGCTGGTACAAGATCCAGGGCTCCCGCTGGCAGGACGGCACCGCCGTCTACTACCCCCTGCACCTGGACTACTTCTCCCCCTGGCCGGCCCTCGCGGACGCCCTCTCGGCCAGCGGCGTCATGGTGATGCTGGTGACGTACGGGACGGTAATGGTCCAGGTCGCCTTCCCGTTCACGCTGTTCAACCGGCGGGTCAAGAACGTCCTGCTGGCCGCCATGATGTTCGAGCACGCGGTGATCGCGGTCGTCCTCGGCCTGCCGTTCTTCTCGCTGGCGATGATCGCGGCGGACGCGGTCTTCCTGCCGACGGCCTTCCTGCGCCGCCTGGGCGCCTTGGCGGCGCGGATGCCGGGCCCACGCAAGGACGGCGATACGGCAGTGCCCGAGCCCCGCGGCCCGGAGAACCCCGAGAGCCCGGAGAACCCGGAACAGACCCACGTAGGCTCCGCTCCATGACCAGCCCCGTCACCACCTGGCACCGCCTCGCCGGCACCGCCGTACTCCTGGACGGCTTCCACGCCCTCAAGCACGCGGTGCGTTTCGGCGCCGAGGTCCCGGTGGCGGTGGCGGTGGACCGGGAGGCGACCCTCGCCCTGGCCGACGAACTGGCCGCCGACGTACGCGACCGTCTGTCCGGCCTCCTCATGGAGGTCCCGGAGGAGACCTACCGCGCCCTGGTCCCGCGCCCCCACCCCACAGCCGTGGCGGCCCTGGCGGTACGTCCGTCCCGCGCGGCGCATCTGGAGCTGCTGGCGGCGCGGCCGCGCCCCACCCCGGTGGTTCTGCTCGACCACCCCCGCAACCTGGGCAACGCGGGCGCGGTCATCCGCCTGGCCGCGGGCTTCGGCGCGACGGGCGTCGTCACCACCGGCACGCTGGACCCCTGGCATCCCACGGTCGTACGAGGCGGCGCGGGCCTGCACTTCGCGACGGCGGTGGAGCGCGTCACGCCGGAGGAACTCCCTCCGGGCCCCCTCTTCGCCCTGGACCCCGAGGGCGACGACATCCGGGACATGAAGCTCCCGGACGACGCCGTCCTCGCCTTCGGCTCGGAGCGCACCGGCCTGTCACCAGAGGTCCGCGAACGAGCGGACCACCTGCTGTCCCTGCCGATGCGCCCCCAGGTGTCGAGCTACAACTTGGCGACGAGCGTGGGGATGACGCTCTACCACTGGAGCGCCTTCAGGGGTTCCTAGGCCTCCCGCCGAACCTCGACCACGCGGAAGCGACTGGCGACGAACGCCCCGTCGCACAGCGCGGCGTTCGCCGCCGGGTTGCCGCCCGACCCGTGGAAGTCGGAGAAGGCGGCCGTCTGGTTGACGTACACCCCGCCCGTCAGATTCAGCGACAACTGCGCCGCCTCCTCCAGGCAGACGTCCTGCACGGCCTGCTCCACCTCGGAGTCGACGGTGTACGCGCCCACCGTCATCGCGCCCTTGTCCCGGACCGTCCGCCGCAGCAGCGACACCGCGTCCGCGGCGGAGTCCATCGCCACCGCGAAGGACACCGGCCCGAAGCACTCGTTCATGTACGCGGCCTCGTCGTCCGGCTTGGCCCCGTCCAGCTTGACGATGACCGGCGTACGGACGACCGCCTCGGGGAAGTCCGGGTTGGCGACCTCGCGGGAGGCGAGGGCGACTTCGCCGAGCCCCGCCGCGGCCTCAAGGCGTGCCTTGACGTCCGGGTTCACGATCGCGCCGAGCAGCGCGTTCGCGCGGGCGTCGTCGCCGAGCAGCCCGTCCACCGCGCGGGCGAGGTCCGCGACGACCTCGTCGAAGCTCCGCGGCCCGTCCTCGGTGCGGATGCCGTCCCGGGGGATCAGCAGGTTCTGCGGCGTGGTGCACATCTGCCCGCTGTACAGCGACAGGGAGAACGCCAGGTTGGACAGCATGCCCTTGTAGTTGCCGGTGGACTCCACGAGCACCGTGTTGACGCCGGCCTTCTCCGTGTACACCTGCGCCTGGCGGGCGTTGGCCTCCAGCCAGTCGCCGAAGGCGGTCGAACCGGTGTAGTCGATGATCCGGATCTCGGGCCGCACGGCGAGCGTCTTGGCGATGCCCTCACCGGGCCGCTCGGCGGCGAGCGCGACCAGGTTCGGGTCGAACCCGGCCTCGGCGAGCACCTCGCGAGCGACCTGCACGGTCAGCGCGAGCGGCAGCACCGCGCGGGGGTGCGGCTTCACCAGCACCGCGTTGCCCGTGGCGAGCGAGGCGAACAGGCCCGGGTAGCCGTTCCAGGTCGGGAAGGTGTTGCAGCCGATCATCAGCGCGATCCCGCGCGGTACCGCCGTGAACGCCTTGGTCAGGGCGAGCGGGTCCTTCTTGCCCTGCGGCTTGGTCCACTCCGCGGTGTCGGGGGTGCGGACCTGCTCCACGTACGCGTAGGCCACCGCCTCCAGGCCGCGGTCCTGGGCGTGCGGGCCGCCCGCCTGGAACGCCATCATGAACGCCTGCCCGGAGGTGTGCATGACCGCGTGCGCGAACTCGTGGGTGCGGTCGCTGATCCGCTTGAGGATCTCCACGCAGACCACCGCGCGGATCTCCGCGCCCGCGTCCCGCCAGTCCCGCTGTCCGGCCTTCATGGCGGGCAGCAGCACGTCCACGTCCGCGTGCGGGTACTCCACGCCCAGCGCCAGGCCGTACGGGGAGACCTCGCCGCCCACCCAGCCGTCGGTACCGGGCTGGCCGAGGTCGATCCGGGTGCCGAGGAGGGCGTCGAAGGCGGCCTTGCCCGCCGCCATGTCCAGGCTGCCGTTCTCGCCGTAGGCCTTGGGGTGCTCGGGGTGCGGGGACCAGTACGCGCGCGTGCGGATCGCTTCCAGCGCCTGGTCGAGGGTGGGCCGGTGCTTGGCGATCAGGTCGTGGGCGGTGAGGGCGGCGGCCATGCGGGACCAACTCCTAGTCTCAAGAACTCTTCGTCGAGTTCATGACCTGGCAGAAACATGGGCAGGAACAGCCAGTCAGAGTTAGAGTAACCGAACGATCGGTCGGTTCAAGGGGGTCCGCCGCATCTGTGGAAAACCCCGTGCGGGAGGATCGCGGACATGACAGCACTCGACCTCAGCAGCCCCGTGGCCGTCGTCGGCACCGGCACCATGGGCCAGGGCATCGCCCAGGTCGCACTGATCGCCGGCCATCCGGTCCGGCTCTACGACGCCGTGCCCGGCAAGGCGCGGGAGGCGGCCGACGCGATCGGCGCCCGCCTCGACCGGCTGGTCGAGAAGGACCGGCTCAGCGACGCCGACCGCGTCGCGGCCCGCGCCCGGCTGATGCCCGCCGAGGCGCTCACCGACCTCGCCGACTGCGCCCTGGTGATCGAGGCCGTCCTGGAGCGCCTGGACATCAAGCAGGAGCTGTTCCGGGCGCTGGAGGAGATCGTCGGCGAGGACTGTCTGCTCGCCACCAACACCTCCTCCCTCTCCGTCACCGCCATCGGCGGCGCCCTCGCGAACCCCGGCCGCTTCGTGGGCCTGCACTTCTTCAACCCGGCCCCGCTGCTGCCGCTGGTCGAGGTGGTCTCCGGGTTCGCCACCGACGTCACCTCGGCCACGCGCGCGTACGAGACCGCCCGCGCCTGGGGCAAGACCCCGGTCGCCTGCGCCGACACCCCGGGCTTCATCGTCAACCGCATCGCGCGGCCCTTCTACGCCGAGGCCTTCGCGGTCCACGAGGCCCAGGGCGCCGACCCCGCCACCATCGACGCGGTACTGCGCGAGTGCGGCGGCTTCCGGATGGGCGCCTTCGAACTGACCGACCTGATCGGCCAGGACGTCAACGAGTCCGTCACCCACTCCGTGTGGCAGTCCTTCTTCCAGGACGTCCGCTTCACGCCCTCGCTGTCCCAGCGCCGCCTGGTGGAGTCCGGCCGCCTCGGCCGCAAGAGCGGACACGGCTGGTTCGACTACTCCGATGAGCTCGGGGCTGCCGAGCGGCCCGAACCGCACACCGCCGAGCCGGAACGGGCGCCCGCGTATGTCGTCGTCGAGGGAGACCTGGGTCCCGCCGCCGAACTGCTCACGCTGTTGCGCGAGGCGGGCGTCCCGGTGCGCGAGGAGGACGAGGACCACGGCACCCGCCTGGTCCTGCCCAGCGGCGGCCAGCTGGCGCTCGCCGACGGACAGACCTCGGTGGAGTTCCGGGACGTCGTCTACTTCGACCTCGCGCTCGACTACCGCCGGGCCACCCGGATCGCCCTGTCCGCCTCCCAGGACACCTCCCCGCAGACCCTCGCCGAGGCCGTCGGCCTGTTCCAGGCGCTCGGCAAGCAGGTCAGCGTCATCGGGGACGTGCCCGGCATGATCGTCGCCCGTACGGTCGCCCGGATCGTCGACCTCGCCCATGACGCCGTCGCCAAGGGCGTGGCCACCGAGGAGGACATCGACACGGCCATGCGGCTCGGCGTCAACTACCCGCTCGGCCCCTTCGAGTGGAGCCGCAGGCTCGGCCGCAACTGGGCCTACTCCCTCCTCGACGACCTTCACCTGCGCGACCCCTCCGGGCGGTACGCCCCCTCCCTCGCGCTGTACCGGCACGCCTACGCCACCGACAAGCGGGAGGGCAACGGCTCATGACCACCGCCAAGCGCGACACGTACACCCCGGAGACGCTGCTGTCGGTCGCCGTCCGGGTCTTCAACGAACGCGGCTACGACGGCACCTCCATGGAGCATCTCTCCCGGGCCGCCGGGATCTCCAAGTCGTCGATCTACCACCACGTCTCCGGCAAGGAGGAGCTGCTGCGCCGCGCGGTGAGCCGGGCGCTGGACGAGCTGTTCGGCATCCTCGACGAGGAGCACGCGCGCGTGGGGCGTGCCTCGGACCGCCTGGAGCATGTCGTCCGGCGCATGGTCGAGGTGCTCATAACCGACCTGCCCTATGTGACGCTGCTGCTGCGGGTGCGCGGCAACACCGACACCGAGCGGTGGGCGCTGGAGCGGCGCCGCGACTTCGACCACGAGGTCGCCGAGCTGCTGAAGGCGGCGGCCGCCGACGGGGACCTGCGCGGCGACGTGGAAGTGCGGCTCGCCACCCGGCTGGTCTTCGGGATGATCAACTCCATTGTGGAGTGGTACCGGCCGGACGGCCGGGGCATGGGCGAGCGCGAGGTCGCCGACGCCGTGGTGCAGGTGGTGTTCGGGGGACTGCGCAGAGCGGCCTGATGTCAGCCCTGCGGCTCCAGGTCCTCCTCCTCGAAGACCAGCAGGGTGCGGGTGCTGAGCACCTCGGGGATGGCCTGGAGGCGGGTGAGCACCAGTTCGCGCAGCGCCCGGTTGTCGGGCGTGTGCACCAGCAGCAGGACGTCGAAATCGCCCCCCACCAGCGCGATGTGCGAGGCCCCGGGCAGCTGCCTGAGCTGCTCGCGCACGGTCCGCCAGGTGTTCTGCACGATCTTCAGCGTGATGTACGCCGACGTCCCGTGCCCCGCGCGTTCATGGTCGACGCGGGCGCCGAAGCCCCGGATGACGCCGTCCTCGATGAGGCGGTTGATGCGCGCGTAGGCGTTGGCGCGCGAGACGTGCACCCGCTCGGCGACGGACCGTATGGAGGCGCGGCCGTCCGCCTGGAGCATCTGGAGGATGTCCTGATCGATGGCGTCGAGGGGACGGGGTGGCGGCAGGGCGCCGCCGTCGGG
Encoded proteins:
- the pcaB gene encoding 3-carboxy-cis,cis-muconate cycloisomerase translates to MTFQLSPELAAVVDSGLLSPVRAGTPVEAAVSDAAWLAAMVEAETALVRAQARLGTVPESAAAAIMEAARPERLDLVALARASRETANPVVGFVKALTAVVAAADPKAAEYVHRGSTSQDILDTAAMLVVRRATVLIRADLDRCAAALETLARTHRATPMAGRTLTLHAVPTTFGLKAAGWLHLVTEAHRRTAALAAALPVELGGAAGTLAGYLEHADHPGDDYADRLVEAYAHETGLAPATLPWHVLRTPIADTGAVCAFLASALGKIAVDVQSLARTEVGEVTEPAVAGRGASSAMPHKRNPVLATLIRSAALQVPQLAAVLYGTMLAEDERSGGAWHAEWQPLRECLRLAGGAAHTAVELLTGLTVDADRMRANLDLTGGQIVSERVAAVLTPLLGKAQARALLTRASHEAADRGTDLAEVLSAAPEVTRHLTAAELEELLDPTCYLGAAPGLVDRAVGPDPAVPERPAA
- a CDS encoding DUF2252 domain-containing protein, translated to MFVRAGDGRGSGEAVGVVDAGAAQESGGRSSLSRRLPRVRGFAQWPGNGTPKEEGKSLRERVPRGTHALLDLDPARPDALTAVEESNRGRIPGLTPIRVGRMAATPFAFLRGSAGLMAHDLARTPMTRVLAQICGDAHAANFGLYGDPRGGLVIDLNDFDETLLGPWEWDLKRLAASLVLAGREAGAAEDTCRKAAHDAVGAYRRTMRLLAKLPVLDAWNAIADEELVSHTDAHDLLGTLERVAEKARSNTSGRFAAKSTEPTEDGGRGFVAAPPVLSRVPDEEAAAVAASLEDYVGTLSEDRLPLLARHAVHDVAFRVVGTGSVGTRSYVVLLLDHRGEPLVLQVKEARPSALLPHLATAGFETTKPEHEGRRVVLGQKRMQVVSDILLGWTTVEGLPFQVRQFRNRKGSVDPAALSPDQLDDYGRMTGALLARAHSHSADPRLIAGYCGKNEELDEAIATFAVAYADRTEADHADLVKAVREGRIAAEEGV
- a CDS encoding rhodanese-like domain-containing protein; amino-acid sequence: MPTVEVTDLKDGDFLLDVREDDEWQAGHAEGALHIPISDFVARYGELTEAAPQDGRVNVICRSGGRSAQVAMYLVQQGIDAVNVDGGMQVWAAAGRPVVTAEGKPGFVL
- a CDS encoding acyl-CoA dehydrogenase family protein, giving the protein MDFTFTEEQQAAAEAAQGVFAGVEPDAVPSPALTRGAVAEDFDRALWSRLADADLLSLLLAEEHGGAGLDAVALCLVLREAAGVLARVPLLEHSAALAVLQAYRGQDLESGLLARAGRGELALTVAAHGRSGHDPAELAVTARRDGAGWVLDGAQTAVPWAYDADLLVVPASADGDRAVLALVSHERAGVGLAEQYSTTGERLGELRLDSVRLAEREVVAAEGAWERLRELLTVGTCALALGLGDRVLRMTSDYTGKREQFGHPLATFQAVAVQTADRYIDLRAMEATLWQAAWRIAARAPGALPVAADVAVAKIWAAEGVRRIVQTAQHLHGGFGADVDYPLHRYHAWAKQLELSLGPAAAHEEALGELLAAHPLG
- a CDS encoding DUF5819 family protein; the encoded protein is MDAYDAVGEARHGPEPRSGVAALSLRYQIAAALALAVVAVAVCVHIGMVFLHVAPSNTVSKRHGSAIEDWVYPEFEQNWKLFAPNPLQQNIAVEVRAEVREADGEMRTTGWYDLSAQDGRDIDGNLLPSHTQQNELRRAWDFLVATHDDDNRPVGLRGDLAESYLRRIVVLRLDREDAAGPGGLVQRVQVRSRTTNVPPPDWSEEKVPDNPVYRQLPWWELPADETGDGTDEAGKAADEAGEERA
- a CDS encoding HTTM domain-containing protein, whose product is MSRFALAVSAAIARVTESALGPYQTAVVRIGFAATWLLFLLRELPHRHELYGPDGPWSFALAEQLITANGAFTALIWTDGRIWFELVYALAVLFAVLLLLGWRTRTMSVLFMVGVLSVQNRSVFMGDGGDNVLHLMSIYLVFTRCGRVWSLDARRAERRGDRADRVGPVLWGVLGLVLILAWLGGRLDGDVTVPLILWTVWIAQAVWWLAGRITRTAEPRVLLDVIANIVHNGALFVIMAEACLIYATAGWYKIQGSRWQDGTAVYYPLHLDYFSPWPALADALSASGVMVMLVTYGTVMVQVAFPFTLFNRRVKNVLLAAMMFEHAVIAVVLGLPFFSLAMIAADAVFLPTAFLRRLGALAARMPGPRKDGDTAVPEPRGPENPESPENPEQTHVGSAP
- a CDS encoding TrmH family RNA methyltransferase; translation: MTSPVTTWHRLAGTAVLLDGFHALKHAVRFGAEVPVAVAVDREATLALADELAADVRDRLSGLLMEVPEETYRALVPRPHPTAVAALAVRPSRAAHLELLAARPRPTPVVLLDHPRNLGNAGAVIRLAAGFGATGVVTTGTLDPWHPTVVRGGAGLHFATAVERVTPEELPPGPLFALDPEGDDIRDMKLPDDAVLAFGSERTGLSPEVRERADHLLSLPMRPQVSSYNLATSVGMTLYHWSAFRGS